ggcattcgattaaattcgtattggccaaattcacaaatgaaagctgttttgtgtttatcactttcttttatttctatctgccagtagccgcttagtaagtccaatgtagaaaaataaactgatccgcacaacgcgtcaattgtgtcatctatcctaggtagagggtacttatccttaacagtgattttgttcaaagctctgtagtcgatgcacattcgcatttctccatcttttttaggtaccattactatggctgcagcaaaaggactgtggctttctcttattattttgttacttagcattacctctattttagtcttaacaacaagttttagggattcgggtgttcttcgcagtctttgattaatgggagcgttatggcctatgttgatgtgatgtttcacttgtgtagctagacccaagtcggattctttgtctgcgaaaagatcttcgtgtttctttagtaaaatttcaattttagtttgtatgtcgtctgatacattaagtgcttgttcttctttttcagcaatcttagctatctgcttagttttattattgaagtctaattgagtgaaggattctaaattaccataatcttgttgtgtaagatcttcgtcttctctatcaattgggattagtggtatatggatgcctgctttgctaaatgttacactataaatgggcatggtattacttccaaaattatgttctactccaaagtgatcatagcatatttgacgatttctagtgttaatcttcacattattgttagataagaaatctaatcctaagatgcattgttcatttaagttgctCGTAACATAAAAGTGgtggttaataatatggttatcattgataataactgaaaattcaaatttccctatcgatttaagttcttgtcccgacaccgttctaaaaataggaggattcgcattttctacttgttttaagttctcattacactctagagtatccaatattttactggatactaagcTAGCGGCTGCAccagtgtccactaaagctatgatttccttattaaaaattctaaagggaatacgtatcagttttggaatttctacttctacatctgatcctaaattgtatgttagttgggagttactgattggttttatggtgtttatcgaggaccttggttgttggtacgtgccatatctgtccaacattctcttgcaatatgtcctcttcggttacacttgtagcaggttatttctcgattttcagtggttcgagggttgttgctagtgtgttgttgctgctgtggatgttggttgctggtataacgtgcttgttgtctggagttgtttggtccgctgtagtttccttgtcggttggggtagtcgttccgatatgagggacgttagtgagatggaaatctggttggcctgtatcctgaaggattataatttcttcgtcctgacgaattgtaatctctgcggtaaggactgttgtctctgtttctacttagacttctttctcgacttgattctcggctgttatgactgtcagcaaatcgcactcgcgaatcacgtgatcttgagtaacgttcacttggacgtggtcttctgttttcgtattggtcagttgcagctatggtaacgtcgttttcctgtgaggatccacgttttgtattagtacattttaattctgacagagcatctgataatttttgctcaagtagttggattttatcgtcttgttgtttttcgtgatgcgttatccctgctataacagctgacatctccttgtggtctgtagcttcttttgtgtgtagaattttttcagaaatgaaaagttgtttacataatgcgtcaaagtcttctgtgttttctggcattcgtagataaagttctgctttatactttggtagtaatccttgtagtaggattttgttttttctgtgatccctcatctttttcactttgtttagtaattgtccttcaataatagtttggttatggtcagccctttcttctttaccagcgatggtatcgtagagattatttaaccttgacacaaaagctctgcagttttcttccggtttttgagttaattttgaaagttttttctccagcgtagctaagtcgtaggtgtcttgaaatcgtgttattagtgcttctttccaatcctggtaatttagatcatctccttcttcctcagcgtagttttcatgccattcgaaAGCTTCGtctttcaatcgatcagaaaagaaacgtatcttttgattgtcgtcccattcattgtttcgtgctacgtgttcggcgccgcgtagccactctgatattaatttgtcagtgctttttcctttaaagattggaattgcctttttgtcttctctggagaatagctctcctaaGGCCatcactattggctgagtgaagtacctattcactttctttgcgtcttcgtcgtcctgctcagttgctggaatatcgtcatccttgggatttttcttcgGGTATTCGCAAACGTTTTTTCCGAAGCGTCCTCAtcgtcgtgtgttacgcccatgtcgaccttctttttaaGCTGCTGATTTacttgctccaaatagatgattgttttgtttaagtgttctatttgcgttttcaggttttctattgtttgttcaaaatcgtttgcttgttctatttccagctcgtagtggagtgacttgtctccactgtctgtcggcaaggtcagttcgtttatatctcccactagtttggctatttctcgttgggacctccaaatgtaatagtttctagactgtgtatttgccagtaaactaactctacttaagacgatacaaccatgtgcttatataccaaaagattgaaggttaagaggggaggggtttacaataacttttacttttatcattaactattatccgcagggaaggttgcattcgtgacgaccttcttactgggtggggctgctgttgctaggaggagttgctgcggtctattacaaagtaaaaactcatggtataacagtgtattcacattgaatacaagtatattccatgcagtttacatttacatatagaagtaaaaactcatggcataccagtgtattcaaattgaatacaagtatatttgatgctgtttacatatagaagtaaaaactcatggtataacagtgtattcacattgaatacaagtatatttgatgctgtttacataaagaagtaaaaactcatgttataacagtgtattcacattgaatacaagtatatttgatgctgtttacatatagaagtaaaaactcatggtataacagtgtaatcacattgaatgcaagtatatttgatgctgtttacatatagaagtaaaaactcatggtataacagtgtattcaaattgtatacaagtatatttgatgcagtatacatatagaagtaaaaactcatggtataacagtgtattcacattgaatacaagtatattccatgcagtttacatatagaagtaaaaactcatggtataacagtgtattcacattgaatacaagtatattccatgcagtttacatatagaagtaaaaactcatggtatcacagtctattaacattgaatacaattatatttgattctgtttacatatagaagtaaaaactcatggtatcacagtgtattcacattgaatacaagtatatttcattctgtttacatgtagaagcataaactcataatataacagtgtattcacattgaatacaagtatatttgatcctgtttacatatagaagtaaaaactcatggtatcacagtgtattcacattgaatacaagtatatttgatcctcattacatttagaagttaaaactcatggtatcacagtgtattcacattgaatacaagtatatttgatgcagtatacatatagaagtaaaaactcatggtataacagtgtattcacattgaatacaagtatatttgatctgtttacatatataagtaaattcatggtataacagtgtattcaataCAGTATTTATGCAGTAATATATGTTgtaaaagtaattttttttaatagaagtaaaaataagtgtattcacattaatacataaccatggtataacagtgtattcaacaCAATAtagttgatcctgtttacacatcggtacacattgaataccattACACACACAGATTCGTGTtgataaagtatatttgattctctatataacagtgtattactgataagtatttgatttaaataaatatttagtGTATCATATATATTTGAGTATATAATGTCAGAAGTATAAACATAATGTTTCACATATAATCtgtatataacagtgtaacaTTGAAGTACCacattacatatagaagtaagacacttgtaacagtgtattcacattgaatacaagtattttatcctttattcttttccattgaatacagtatatttgatcgaGAGGTTCACAGTTATCAATGAATTTGTATcagttattcacattgaatacaagtatatttgattcttttacatatagaagtaaaaaccatggtagtgtattacattgaatacagttATTTATTCTGTTTTGTATAAgtgtttcacattgaataaaagtattttgtcctgtttacatatagaagtaaaaactcatggtatacagtgtattattgaatacaagtatatttgatctatTACATTGAAGTTAGAAACTATTGAGGAGTATCACGTGTATTCCATTGAAACAAGTATTTTTATATAAtatcattgaatacaagtatatttgatgtgtttacatatagaagtaaaactcatgttTTAGGTATTGTCACTTGAATACATATATAAAACATATAGTATAGTAAAAgtatagtgtattcacattgaatacaagtatatttgatgctgtttacaatgAAGTAAAattggtataaaagtgtattcacattaatagTTTTATGTTTAAATATAGGTAAATATAAAGTGTATCATTGAATAATTTGTGTGTATATACCAAAAATAacagtgtttttgtttttattctgttgTATTTACTGTTCAGtgtattacattgaatacaagtatatttgtcaCATATAGAATATTCCTTGGAATATCCTCACTTAATACATAGTATATTTTGACaacttgtttacatatagaagtagaatcACACAATTATTGATAGTATAAAACATAGTATAAAGTGTATTCAgttattgaagtaaaaacttggtTTACAGGTATTCAATtcaaatacaagtatatttgatctgttACATATAAAGTGTATAATTGaatcaagtatatttgatcctgtttacatatagaagtaaaaactcattatattattttaattttattttttgaagtaATAAATTGGTTAGAAAAACatgattcacattgaatacaagtatatttgactgtttacatatagaagtaaaaatcatggtatacaGGATTCACATTGATAAAGACTTGAAGAATTATGAAACCGCAGGCTTGAAAAACAGATTGCAGGAAGCTAGATAACTTCGTTTGAGCTGGCCGATGACAGGATGAAACGACTAATCAGAAATTACGAAACAATCATCCCTATGTTGGAACAAGCCCCAAAGTTCAACAGAAGTACCTGGTGCATCATGAAGAGTTCGTCGACCGTTTCCACAAAATAACCATCaactggaagaaaaagaaaccagtaGTAACAACAAGTATGGCAAGCCCCATACTTCAAGTAGCAGCTCCAAGTGGAAATAATACACCTCCAAGCACAATTACTCCACCGATGAATGCGATGCAACTGCAAGTACCTTCAACCCCGTGGAACATTGCACATCTGTTACCACGGATAGAAATCACCAAGTTTGATGGAGATCTTGGCAAATGGGAGGATTGGTGGGCAATTTTTCGCACACTGATCCACGAGAATCCATCAATGAGACCCATCGAGAAATTCAGCAGACTGAAATTGCATTTAACGGAGGACGCAGCTGGTGCGATATCGTACTTGGATCTGACAGACAACAATTATATCAAAGCAATACATATTTTAactgggaaatacaacaagccgaGATCGGTAAAAGCAGACCATTATATTGCCATTACAGAACTTCCAAGAGTAGAACATCAAGAGGACTTTAAAGGACTACGTGACTAGGCAATGGGCCATGCTTTAAACCTCGGCAGTTTAGaccaacaaacagctcagaatgaagcaattatGGAAATCTTGACAAGAAAACTGCCAATTGAACTAAAATCCCGATGGCATGGCAAAACCAGGCAGTTCCACAAGACATTAGcagatttctttaccttcattgactcaatagctgcagattgggagtatgcttactcaaccgagaagcaagagaagaagaaaacaagaccAGAAGCAAGCGAAAAGTAACATTTGCCACCACACCTACGGCAGCTGAACTAGCAGTCACAGGCACTGCTACACAATATAAAGACAGGAAACAGAACACTACggtcaaaagaagatgtttattCTGCAATGATAAACATTCACCGGCAAAATGTGATATCACCctagagaagaaactggagctaatcaagaaagaaaaaaggtgttggaagtgcctgggacaaaatcatcaggTGAGAGAGTGTTGGAGTACAAGAAAATGCTACAAGTGCGGAATGGGTCACCAGACGTCTATCTGCAACAAGGCAGTTAAACCGAAATCGGTGACAGCAACTGTGGCAGCGTCTCCAATGTTAAAAGTAGCAGATGGCGCTCCTCTCTCAATCGAAGCACGCCTATTTGGTGGCGTATACGTCCAAACGGCAACAGTGGTAGTGGAGGGCCCAAACGGGTGGCATAAAGCTATCGCctatatcgatcaaggatcgaatgcaacccttgttagaagtgaattggcacagactttagggctacaagaagtcggaaaaatcaatctgaagctgcaagcagtgggacacatccatccagaaaaggaaagaagcgtAAGAAAGCTACGACTTCGCGGAACAAACCCACAAgcggaagatattgaacttgaagcaatagagcaacgcgaaatcgggaaaattgctgGGTCAAGTAAGACAGAATTCGTTAACGAACTTTGGagacaaggataccaactagccgacgacagaatactgagcggaaaagcagaaccctgccaaatagacgtcttaatcggagcgaatcaagtctggaaggttcttggctcaaaacagatcgtgtcgaatacaggtattcgagcgatagaaagtaaattgggatggctACTACTAGGGCAAGATGAGAAGGTGGCGTTATCATCTACAACGGCTATCAGCTTTCTCTTAAAAGCTAAACTAGGAACACCCAaagatttacatgaagaaaaggacccgaaaaaagaagaaatcgattttgccagatggtggaaactagagagtCTAGATCCACTGGAAAAGGTGCCACTTTCAGTACAGTGGAAGGCCAATGCAGAGTCCATcactcaagatgatgatggacattatgtagcaccgctcccatggaatgggaacaaaaaatacctcagcaagaatgaagccatggcagaaggtcagacaaaggcactgataagaagattggacagggaccaggagatgaagacttcatacgaagccgagttcagcaaattaaaggaacttaggttcatttccaaggcggatacgtcattcgacggtatctacacggttctgccccatcatccggtggtcagaaaagacaaaaccaccagcagagtaaggccagttttcaatggttcagcaAAACCGAAAACGGGTTTCAGCGCCAATGATTGCCTAGAAGAAGGACCGAATCTGAACCCAGACATTCTTGACATGATGTTACAGTTTAGGCTCAACCccattgcctggacagctgacattagacaagcgtttctaatggtgaaactgcttaaagaagacgcggaagcgttaaggttttttctagaggatgaaaacgtcccaggatcactgcaactttataaatggaacaggcttccatttggactcacatgcagcccggcagtgctcaggaccgtcctaaagaaacatttggagtcctatgaaggtgacttagcagaaatcagcaaacaaattctacgccacctatatgtagatgactacttgtcaaatgcatctacagtagaagaagcaatggccgtaatcggaattgtgctgaaactttttgctgacgcaaacatggacttaagaaaatgggtaacaaacaactgcgtagatatctacaaaaacaaggcctAACCAACGACTCAGACAAGTCACactcatgtcttaatttagacccacaaaaagtgcttggagttagatggaatactagcacgtattgcttttatttcaaggcAGACGTTATAGTAgacgcagcagcaaaagttaAATGTTGACTAAAcgagcttttgcaaaaatttcaacaaaattgttcGATCCACTTGGATTAATTGGACCCGTAACGCTCCAatttaagcttctttttcaagaattaTGGGAATTCAAGATTAGATGGGACGAGAAGGTGCccgaagaaacggaaagccGATTCAGAACAATTGTTAAAGACTTAAAATCCATTGACAAGATACAAGTGCCAAGGATGATTTCTATGGCACCTAGCAAACACACGCAAGAACTGCATATTTTTTGT
The window above is part of the Daphnia magna isolate NIES unplaced genomic scaffold, ASM2063170v1.1 Dm_contigs107, whole genome shotgun sequence genome. Proteins encoded here:
- the LOC123466637 gene encoding uncharacterized protein LOC123466637, with the translated sequence MASPILQVAAPSGNNTPPSTITPPMNAMQLQVPSTPWNIAHLLPRIEITKFDGDLGKWEDWWAIFRTLIHENPSMRPIEKFSRLKLHLTEDAAGAISYLDLTDNNYIKAIHILTGKYNKPRSVKADHYIAITELPRVEHQEDFKGLRD